The Tenrec ecaudatus isolate mTenEca1 chromosome 9, mTenEca1.hap1, whole genome shotgun sequence genome window below encodes:
- the FZD1 gene encoding frizzled-1, which yields MAEEEAPNKSRAAAGGSWELCAGALRAGPAAEGSGDGDRHRRPPAEPGRLARRLWLLLWLLEAPLLLGVQAQAAGQGPGPGQQPPPPAPPQQPSGQQYNGERGISIPDHGYCQPISIPLCTDIAYNQTIMPNLLGHTNQEDAGLEVHQFYPLVKVQCSAELKFFLCSMYAPVCTVLEQALPPCRSLCERARQGCEALMNKFGFQWPDTLKCEKFPVHGAGELCVGQNTSDKGTPTPSLLPEFWTSNPQYGGGGHRGGGGFPGGAGASERGKFSCPRALKVPSYLNYHFLGEKDCGAPCEPTKVYGLMYFGPEELRFSRTWIGIWSVLCCASTLFTVLTYLVDMRRFSYPERPIIFLSGCYTAVAVAYIAGFLLEDRVVCNDKFAEDGARTVAQGTKKEGCTILFMMLYFFSMASSIWWVILSLTWFLAAGMKWGHEAIEANSQYFHLAAWAVPAIKTITILALGQVDGDVLSGVCFVGLNNVDALRGFVLAPLFVYLFIGTSFLLAGFVSLFRIRTIMKHDGTKTEKLEKLMVRIGVFSVLYTVPATIVIACYFYEQAFRDQWERSWVAQSCKSYAIPCPHLQAGGGPPPHPPMSPDFTVFMIKYLMTLIVGITSGFWIWSGKTLNSWRKFYTRLTNSKQGETTV from the coding sequence ATGGCTGAGGAGGAGGCGCCTAACAAGTCCCGGGCCGCCGCCGGCGGGAGCTGGGAACTTTGTGCCGGGGCGCTCCGGGCCGGCCCGGCGGCGGAGGGGAGCGGGGACGGGGACCGCCATCGGCGCCCCCCAGCTGAGCCCGGGAGATTGGCGCGCCGGCTGTGGCTGCTGCTGTGGCTGCTGGAGGCGCCCCTGCTGCTGGGGGTGCAGGCGCAGGCGGCGGGGCAGGGGCCCGGGCCGGGCCAGCAGCCCCCGCCGCCGGCGCCGCCGCAGCAGCCGAGCGGGCAGCAGTACAACGGCGAGCGGGGCATCTCCATCCCGGACCACGGCTACTGCCAGCCCATCTCCATCCCGCTGTGCACGGACATCGCGTACAACCAGACCATCATGCCCAACCTGCTGGGCCACACGAACCAGGAGGACGCGGGCCTCGAGGTGCACCAGTTCTACCCGCTGGTGAAGGTGCAGTGCTCGGCCGAGCTCAAGTTCTTCCTGTGCTCCATGTACGCGCCCGTGTGCACGGTGCTGGAGCAGGCGCTGCCGCCCTGCCGCTCCCTCTGCGAGCGCGCGCGCCAGGGCTGCGAGGCGCTCATGAACAAGTTCGGCTTCCAATGGCCCGACACGCTCAAGTGCGAGAAGTTCCCGGTGCACGGAGCCGGCGAGCTGTGCGTGGGTCAGAACACGTCGGACAAGGGGACCCCGACGCCCTCGCTGCTGCCCGAGTTCTGGACCAGCAATCCCCAGTACGGCGGTGGGGGGCACCGCGGCGGCGGTGGCTTTCCTGGGGGCGCCGGCGCATCTGAGCGAGGCAAATTCTCCTGTCCGCGCGCCCTCAAGGTGCCCTCCTACCTCAACTATCACTTTCTGGGGGAGAAGGACTGCGGGGCGCCCTGTGAGCCGACCAAAGTGTACGGCCTCATGTACTTCGGGCCCGAGGAGCTGCGCTTCTCGCGCACCTGGATCGGCATCTGGTCGGTGCTGTGCTGCGCCTCCACGCTCTTCACGGTGCTCACGTACCTGGTGGACATGCGGCGCTTCAGTTACCCCGAGCGGCCCATCATCTTCCTTTCGGGCTGCTACACGGCCGTGGCCGTGGCCTACATCGCCGGCTTCCTGCTGGAGGACCGGGTGGTGTGTAACGACAAGTTCGCCGAGGACGGGGCGCGCACGGTGGCGCAGGGCACCAAGAAGGAGGGCTGCACCATCCTCTTCATGATGCTCTACTTCTTCAGCATGGCCAGCTCCATCTGGTGGGTCATCCTGTCGCTCACCTGGTTCCTGGCGGCCGGCATGAAGTGGGGCCACGAGGCCATCGAGGCCAACTCGCAGTACTTCCACCTGGCTGCCTGGGCCGTGCCCGCCATCAAGACCATCACCATCCTGGCGCTGGGCCAGGTAGACGGCGACGTGCTGAGCGGGGTGTGCTTCGTGGGGCTCAACAACGTAGACGCACTGCGCGGCTTTGTGCTGGCGCCCCTTTTCGTCTACCTGTTCATAGGCACGTCCTTCCTGCTGGCCGGCTTCGTGTCCCTCTTCCGCATCCGCACCATCATGAAGCACGACGGCACCAAGAcagagaagctggagaagctCATGGTGCGCATCGGGGTCTTCTCGGTGCTCTACACGGTGCCCGCCACCATCGTCATCGCCTGCTACTTCTATGAGCAGGCCTTCCGGGACCAGTGGGAGCGCAGCTGGGTGGCCCAGAGCTGCAAGAGCTACGCCATCCCCTGCCCTCACCTCCAGGCAGGTGGGGGCCCACCGCCGCACCCACCTATGAGCCCCGACTTCACCGTCTTTATGATCAAGTATCTTATGACGCTGATCGTGGGCATCACGTCGGGCTTCTGGATCTGGTCTGGCAAGACTCTCAACTCCTGGAGGAAATTCTATACCCGGCTTACCAATAGCAAACAGGGGGAGACCACTGTCTGA